The Claveliimonas bilis genome window below encodes:
- a CDS encoding HlyC/CorC family transporter gives MDPSDAIQIIILIILLMLSAFFSSAETALTTVNKIRIRSLADEGNKRAEAILDVTKDSSKLLSAILIGNNVVNTAAASLTTTIAYHFGGSAVAFASGLITLLILLFGEITPKTTAAIHAQGISMIYAPIIRIFIKLMTPVIFIINSLSRVILFILRINPENTKKAMTESDLRTIVDVSHEDGVIESEEKELIYNIFDFNDAKAKDVMVPRVHVTFADVESTYEELLEIFREDKFTRLPVYEETTDHVIGTINMKDLLLFDSKKEFHVRDILREAYFTYEYKNISELLVEMRDSSFNIAIVLDEYGETAGLITLEDILEELVGEIRDEYDENEEDLVRQVGEREYLVEGSLNLEDLNDELDLDLSSDDYDSLGGLIIEHLDRLPQAGDEITTDEGIRLVVEKLDKNRIELVHMYLPEKTETKSEEN, from the coding sequence ATGGACCCCAGCGACGCCATACAGATTATTATTTTGATTATTCTGCTGATGCTCTCTGCATTTTTTTCATCTGCAGAGACTGCTCTTACAACAGTCAACAAAATTCGTATCCGCAGCCTTGCCGATGAAGGAAACAAGCGGGCAGAGGCTATTCTGGATGTTACAAAAGATTCCAGCAAGTTATTAAGCGCTATATTGATCGGAAATAATGTGGTAAACACTGCTGCCGCTTCCCTGACAACAACGATCGCCTATCACTTCGGCGGCTCAGCCGTTGCTTTTGCCAGCGGTCTTATTACTCTTTTGATCCTCCTTTTCGGAGAGATCACTCCCAAGACCACCGCTGCCATCCACGCCCAGGGCATTTCCATGATCTATGCGCCGATCATCCGTATTTTTATAAAGCTGATGACTCCTGTCATCTTTATTATAAACAGTCTGTCCCGTGTAATTCTTTTTATCTTGAGAATAAATCCGGAAAATACAAAAAAAGCCATGACAGAAAGTGATCTGCGTACAATTGTAGATGTCAGCCATGAAGACGGGGTGATCGAATCCGAAGAAAAGGAACTGATCTACAATATTTTTGATTTCAATGACGCTAAAGCGAAAGATGTTATGGTTCCCCGCGTTCATGTTACATTCGCTGATGTGGAGAGTACTTATGAAGAACTTCTGGAAATTTTCCGGGAAGATAAATTTACCCGGCTTCCGGTTTATGAAGAGACTACTGACCATGTGATCGGAACCATCAACATGAAGGATCTGCTCCTATTTGACAGCAAAAAGGAATTTCATGTGCGTGATATTTTAAGAGAAGCTTATTTTACCTATGAGTATAAAAATATTTCTGAACTTCTGGTAGAAATGAGAGATTCTTCCTTCAATATCGCCATTGTCCTGGATGAATACGGAGAGACCGCCGGTCTTATCACACTGGAAGATATTCTGGAAGAACTTGTTGGTGAGATCCGGGATGAATACGATGAAAACGAAGAAGATCTTGTCCGCCAGGTCGGAGAGAGAGAATATCTTGTAGAGGGATCTCTCAACCTGGAAGATCTCAATGATGAGCTTGATCTGGATCTTTCATCGGATGATTACGATTCTCTCGGCGGTCTTATCATCGAACATCTGGACCGTCTTCCCCAGGCAGGAGATGAGATCACCACAGACGAAGGCATCCGCCTTGTGGTAGAGAAGCTTGATAAAAACCGGATCGAACTGGTACATATGTATCTGCCGGAAAAGACGGAAACCAAGTCCGAAGAGAATTAA
- a CDS encoding sigma-70 domain-containing protein — protein sequence MADKLKFQEKLSGILHLAEEKQMHLNIEEIEKFFEEEALSAQQIELVCDYLLSQKVAVSGYEKKPGVIRQAEEEREELTREEQEYLESYLREIHEMVPRTPEESRLAAYMPLVTEEALKLPRQGVFLGDVIQEGNVSLVGALLAYAPGEEKREEILKEIRASMRALLESQLEMKRQDRKMVDRVSDLEATIREMSDGLGRKVDVEEVAEKMGVSEEEIEDILKLAGEEWKEE from the coding sequence ATGGCAGATAAATTAAAATTTCAGGAAAAATTAAGCGGAATTTTGCATCTGGCAGAAGAAAAGCAGATGCATCTTAATATAGAGGAAATCGAAAAATTCTTCGAGGAGGAAGCGCTTTCTGCCCAGCAGATAGAGCTGGTGTGCGACTACCTGCTTTCACAGAAAGTGGCTGTATCGGGATATGAAAAAAAGCCCGGAGTGATTCGGCAGGCGGAGGAAGAAAGAGAGGAGCTGACCCGGGAAGAACAGGAATACCTGGAAAGTTATCTTAGAGAAATACACGAGATGGTGCCGCGTACACCGGAGGAGAGCAGGCTGGCAGCCTACATGCCCCTTGTGACAGAGGAAGCGCTGAAGCTGCCAAGACAGGGAGTTTTCCTGGGAGATGTGATCCAGGAAGGAAATGTCAGTCTTGTCGGGGCGCTTTTGGCATATGCTCCGGGAGAAGAGAAGAGGGAAGAAATCCTCAAAGAGATAAGAGCTTCCATGCGCGCGCTTTTGGAATCCCAGCTGGAAATGAAAAGGCAGGACCGCAAGATGGTAGACCGGGTATCTGACCTGGAGGCGACAATCCGGGAAATGAGCGACGGACTGGGCCGTAAAGTGGATGTAGAGGAAGTGGCAGAGAAAATGGGCGTGTCAGAAGAGGAGATCGAAGATATCCTTAAGCTGGCGGGAGAAGAATGGAAAGAAGAATAA
- a CDS encoding N-acetylmuramoyl-L-alanine amidase — protein MAYSIMLDAGHGGRDPGAVYNGRQEKDDTLRLALAVGEILQNRGIDVEYTRTTDVYETPYEKAMEANQAGVDLFISIHRNSFPRDNEVSGVESLVYDLSGLKYQIAEAINEELATIGFVDLGVKARPNLVVLKRTKMPAVLVEAGFINSDTDNMLFDQNFDDIALAIAEGILDTLQRNGLIEGSADTSGSVNGSGNSGMTGGNTDSQYENNEFENAVVHDYRVQVGAFRNRTYAERLRGELLEQDFPAYIEDSDGYLRVQVGGYDTLEEAADMERRLKRAGYSTVIVS, from the coding sequence ATGGCATATTCAATCATGCTGGATGCAGGACACGGAGGACGGGATCCGGGAGCAGTGTACAACGGGCGTCAGGAAAAGGACGATACCTTGCGCCTGGCGCTTGCTGTAGGGGAAATTTTGCAGAACAGAGGTATTGATGTAGAATATACACGTACGACAGATGTCTATGAGACACCATATGAAAAAGCGATGGAAGCAAATCAGGCAGGAGTGGATCTCTTTATTTCCATTCACCGCAATTCTTTTCCAAGAGACAACGAGGTGTCCGGTGTGGAATCGCTGGTGTACGATCTGTCGGGACTGAAGTACCAGATCGCGGAGGCGATCAATGAGGAGCTGGCAACTATAGGGTTTGTGGATCTTGGCGTCAAGGCAAGACCGAATCTGGTCGTGCTGAAGAGGACAAAAATGCCGGCTGTTCTTGTGGAGGCCGGATTTATCAATTCTGACACCGATAACATGTTGTTTGATCAGAATTTTGATGACATTGCACTTGCCATTGCCGAGGGAATCCTCGATACCCTGCAGCGGAACGGACTTATTGAAGGAAGTGCAGATACGTCCGGAAGCGTAAATGGCAGTGGGAACAGCGGCATGACAGGGGGAAATACAGACAGTCAATATGAAAATAATGAATTTGAAAATGCAGTAGTCCACGATTATCGCGTGCAGGTAGGGGCTTTCCGCAACCGTACTTATGCAGAGAGACTTAGAGGGGAACTTTTGGAGCAGGATTTTCCGGCGTATATTGAGGATTCTGACGGCTATTTAAGAGTTCAGGTGGGCGGATATGACACATTGGAGGAAGCAGCCGACATGGAACGGCGGCTGAAACGGGCAGGTTATTCCACTGTGATTGTGTCCTGA
- a CDS encoding superoxide dismutase family protein — MRGNVIEEHPFGAGANISGLTPHNTGQGLGFYGFHIHEGSACTGTTSDEFADTDGHYQTRGKMHPEHEGDLPPLLSDKGTAWMMVYTTRFFPEEVVGKTVVIHDMPDDFCTQPSGNSGEKIACGQIVAEDPDIR, encoded by the coding sequence ATTAGAGGAAATGTCATAGAAGAACATCCTTTTGGCGCCGGTGCTAATATTTCCGGCCTTACTCCGCACAATACAGGGCAAGGCCTCGGCTTTTACGGATTTCATATTCATGAAGGAAGCGCCTGTACCGGAACCACTTCGGATGAATTTGCCGATACAGACGGCCACTATCAGACCCGGGGTAAAATGCATCCGGAACATGAGGGGGATCTGCCTCCTCTTCTATCCGATAAGGGAACAGCGTGGATGATGGTCTATACCACCCGCTTTTTTCCGGAGGAAGTGGTGGGGAAGACAGTTGTGATTCATGATATGCCTGATGATTTCTGCACCCAGCCGTCGGGAAATTCAGGAGAGAAGATTGCCTGCGGACAGATCGTGGCAGAAGATCCTGATATACGATAA
- a CDS encoding ATP-binding protein: MNIKRAKKEIQDSVTAYLKKDSYGEYMIPSIRQRPILLMGPPGIGKTQIMEQVARHCGIALVSYTITHHTRQSAVGLPFIREKTYGEKTYSVTEYTMSEIISSVYEKMEETGLKEGILFIDEINCVSETLAPTMLQFLQCKTFGNQKVPEGWIIVAAGNPPEYNKSVREFDVVTLDRIRRIDVEENYEVWREYAYRAGIHPAILSYLEIRKDCFYRMETTVDGRTFVTARGWEDLSELLKVYEAIGKKADREVVHQYLQHWKIAKDFANYLELFHKYKKDYGLEKILEGHYGKDTLDKLKFASFDERLSVVGMLIGKLSELFQASYLADQYVTRLFGWLKKYKVQGNLADIKEEAEKEYEKLRRAGQLTKEADHMLRKVADTLERYVVILKEEHLEQDEQKDEAFERVRAEFAKEADKRQQAVDAAGEALDHAFDFMEDAFGDSQEMVCFVTELNTNYYSIQYLKENDCDKYFKYNKGLLFDERREKILEELEEMS; encoded by the coding sequence ATGAATATAAAGCGAGCCAAAAAAGAAATTCAGGACTCCGTTACGGCTTATCTTAAGAAAGATTCCTACGGAGAATATATGATACCGTCTATCCGGCAGCGCCCCATCCTTCTGATGGGACCTCCGGGGATCGGCAAGACACAGATCATGGAGCAGGTGGCAAGGCACTGCGGCATTGCCCTTGTCTCCTACACCATTACCCATCATACAAGGCAAAGTGCAGTGGGGCTTCCTTTTATCAGAGAGAAAACTTACGGAGAGAAAACATATTCCGTCACGGAATATACCATGAGCGAGATCATTTCCTCTGTCTATGAGAAAATGGAAGAAACAGGATTAAAAGAGGGAATCCTCTTCATTGATGAGATCAACTGCGTCTCGGAGACACTGGCGCCTACTATGCTGCAGTTTCTGCAGTGCAAAACGTTCGGCAATCAGAAAGTGCCGGAAGGGTGGATCATCGTGGCAGCCGGAAATCCGCCGGAGTACAATAAATCCGTGCGGGAATTTGACGTGGTGACACTGGACAGGATCCGCCGGATCGATGTGGAAGAAAACTATGAGGTGTGGAGAGAATACGCCTATCGCGCCGGGATCCATCCTGCCATCCTCTCCTACCTGGAAATCCGGAAAGACTGCTTTTATCGGATGGAGACAACGGTGGACGGCAGGACATTTGTAACAGCCCGGGGCTGGGAGGATCTCTCAGAGCTTTTAAAGGTGTACGAGGCGATCGGCAAAAAAGCGGACCGGGAAGTGGTGCATCAGTATTTGCAGCACTGGAAGATCGCCAAGGATTTTGCCAATTATCTGGAGCTTTTTCACAAATATAAAAAGGATTACGGACTGGAGAAAATCCTGGAAGGACACTATGGAAAAGATACCCTGGACAAGCTGAAATTTGCTTCCTTCGACGAGCGTTTAAGCGTCGTGGGGATGCTGATCGGGAAGCTTAGCGAATTGTTCCAGGCAAGTTACCTTGCAGACCAGTATGTAACCAGGCTGTTCGGATGGCTTAAGAAGTATAAGGTACAGGGAAATCTGGCTGATATCAAAGAAGAGGCGGAGAAAGAATATGAGAAGCTTCGCCGGGCAGGACAGCTGACAAAAGAGGCGGATCATATGCTCCGCAAAGTCGCGGACACACTGGAGCGGTATGTTGTGATCCTTAAGGAAGAACATCTGGAACAGGATGAGCAGAAAGACGAGGCATTCGAGAGAGTCCGGGCAGAGTTTGCGAAGGAGGCTGATAAGCGGCAGCAGGCTGTGGATGCGGCCGGAGAAGCGCTGGATCACGCCTTTGACTTTATGGAGGATGCCTTCGGGGACAGTCAGGAAATGGTCTGCTTTGTGACCGAGCTGAATACCAATTACTACAGCATCCAGTATCTGAAAGAAAATGACTGTGATAAATATTTTAAATACAACAAAGGACTTCTGTTTGATGAAAGAAGAGAGAAGATCTTAGAAGAATTAGAGGAAATGTCATAG
- a CDS encoding VWA-like domain-containing protein, with translation MTEERTNAEKLKGIGREILVLARNELYLKMRFLDVALSSFYFAADPAADPAGTDGFSICYHPENLSKMYRKDAVLVNRLYLHMVLHCLFHHLTRRNGRDEDLWNLSCDIVAESMIDSMQHRPVLRSRSFLRRETYRKLKQEMKVLTPEKVYGSLENWNLSERKLGELAEEFYTDSHIYWPDDDEEDRRQEIENQWQNKTEEMETDMETFSKEASSASGNLLEHVKVENKERFKYGDFLRKFVVLREEMAVDDDSFDYSFYSYGLRLYGNMPLIEPQEWKETKKIEDFVIVIDTSMSCSGELVQKFLEETYTVLSEQNSFFRKVNIHIIQCDDTVQSDRKITNEEELRAYMDDLELKGEGGTDFRPAFAHVEKLLEQKEFSQLRGLIYFTDGQGVYPKKMPPYETAFVFMKEDYEDVNVPAWAMKLILNEEDVRKMSGKSEERKGDTA, from the coding sequence ATGACAGAGGAAAGAACAAATGCGGAGAAACTGAAGGGAATCGGAAGAGAAATTCTGGTTCTTGCAAGAAATGAGCTCTATCTTAAGATGAGGTTTCTTGACGTGGCTTTAAGCAGTTTCTATTTTGCGGCAGATCCGGCAGCCGATCCGGCAGGGACAGACGGATTTTCCATTTGTTATCATCCGGAGAATCTGAGCAAAATGTATCGTAAGGATGCGGTATTGGTGAACCGGCTTTATCTTCATATGGTACTCCACTGCCTGTTTCATCATTTAACCCGGAGAAACGGGCGGGATGAAGATCTGTGGAATCTGTCCTGTGATATTGTGGCGGAATCCATGATCGACAGTATGCAGCACCGGCCGGTCTTAAGATCCCGGTCTTTTCTGCGAAGAGAGACGTACCGGAAGCTGAAGCAAGAGATGAAAGTACTGACTCCGGAAAAGGTATACGGTTCCCTGGAAAACTGGAATCTGAGCGAAAGAAAGCTTGGAGAGCTGGCGGAAGAATTTTATACGGACAGTCATATTTACTGGCCGGACGATGATGAGGAAGATCGCCGCCAGGAGATTGAGAATCAGTGGCAGAATAAGACGGAAGAGATGGAGACTGACATGGAGACATTTTCCAAGGAAGCTTCCTCGGCATCCGGGAATCTGCTGGAACATGTCAAAGTAGAGAATAAAGAGCGGTTCAAGTACGGAGATTTCCTGAGGAAATTCGTGGTTTTAAGAGAGGAAATGGCAGTGGATGATGATTCCTTCGATTATTCCTTTTACAGTTATGGACTTAGGCTTTACGGCAACATGCCTCTGATCGAGCCGCAGGAATGGAAAGAGACGAAGAAAATCGAGGACTTCGTGATCGTGATCGATACCTCCATGTCCTGTTCAGGAGAACTTGTGCAAAAATTTCTGGAAGAGACTTATACGGTGTTAAGTGAGCAGAACAGCTTTTTCCGGAAAGTGAATATCCACATTATCCAGTGTGATGACACCGTGCAGTCGGATCGGAAGATTACGAATGAAGAAGAGCTTAGGGCATACATGGACGATCTCGAACTGAAAGGAGAGGGCGGGACGGATTTCCGCCCGGCTTTTGCCCATGTGGAGAAGCTTCTGGAGCAGAAAGAATTTTCACAGCTTCGGGGACTGATCTATTTTACAGACGGACAGGGAGTTTATCCGAAGAAAATGCCTCCTTACGAGACAGCCTTTGTCTTTATGAAAGAGGATTATGAGGATGTGAATGTGCCTGCATGGGCCATGAAATTGATCCTTAATGAGGAGGATGTCCGGAAAATGTCCGGAAAATCAGAGGAGAGAAAAGGAGATACAGCATGA
- a CDS encoding leucine-rich repeat domain-containing protein — MMENSGIIDGLEYARREGGILLEKCPACSGSVIIPEQIEGEPVRWAAPYAFSRTNVTSVALPRYMEQIGNYVFYRCFHLKSLSFSDALNDVGAGAFTGSAIRNIEIRLYKGEKSVLKFIADEIRYALTVTMRYCREDGSEERAKLIFPEHYEEAVENTPARIVETHYHGSGGDYRQCFYDRELNYSEYDRLFPRAVAEETEETASEMAALRLRYPYKLSQAAKAEYAEYVKEHLMAAASIYIDREESDMLRFFGKEGFWSRDTLEGAIEKAAEKEKTEILSVLMEERHRYFPKQKKVFEL; from the coding sequence ATGATGGAAAATAGCGGAATCATTGACGGATTGGAATACGCAAGGAGAGAAGGCGGGATACTGCTGGAAAAGTGTCCTGCCTGCAGCGGATCGGTCATCATTCCGGAACAGATAGAAGGGGAGCCGGTCCGCTGGGCGGCTCCCTATGCGTTTTCAAGGACAAATGTTACGTCTGTTGCATTGCCCCGCTATATGGAGCAGATTGGAAATTATGTGTTTTACCGGTGCTTTCATTTGAAAAGCCTTTCTTTTTCCGACGCCTTGAATGATGTGGGGGCAGGAGCCTTCACAGGCAGCGCCATACGGAACATTGAGATACGGCTCTATAAGGGAGAGAAATCCGTACTGAAATTTATTGCCGATGAGATCAGGTACGCCCTTACAGTGACGATGCGCTACTGCCGGGAAGACGGATCGGAAGAAAGAGCAAAGCTGATCTTTCCGGAGCACTATGAAGAGGCTGTGGAAAATACTCCGGCAAGAATTGTAGAGACCCATTATCACGGTTCCGGAGGAGACTACCGGCAGTGCTTCTATGACAGGGAACTGAATTACAGCGAGTACGACAGGCTGTTTCCAAGAGCGGTGGCTGAAGAGACAGAGGAAACGGCGTCAGAGATGGCAGCCCTGCGCCTTCGATACCCTTATAAGCTCTCCCAGGCGGCAAAGGCGGAGTATGCAGAATACGTCAAAGAGCACCTGATGGCGGCAGCGTCAATCTATATTGACAGAGAGGAATCGGACATGCTGCGGTTTTTCGGAAAAGAAGGTTTCTGGAGCCGGGATACGCTGGAGGGTGCGATCGAGAAAGCGGCGGAAAAAGAAAAGACGGAAATATTAAGTGTGCTGATGGAAGAAAGACACCGGTATTTCCCAAAACAGAAAAAGGTATTTGAGTTATGA
- a CDS encoding DUF3783 domain-containing protein has product MAVRGSVLLYNFKDKERTDKVKFIFVLMGIKIKTVEKEDYLQKIGALAGVEGIERTEEIYEGEGFDEEMLVLNHLTDPQMNRMLAYLKKEGLQIPLKAALTPTNVHWNTLELHNELVREHEEMQKMIAAKRAGGKEEENRNDGK; this is encoded by the coding sequence ATGGCAGTTAGAGGAAGTGTATTATTATATAATTTCAAAGATAAAGAGAGAACAGATAAAGTAAAATTTATTTTTGTCCTTATGGGAATTAAGATCAAGACTGTGGAGAAGGAGGACTATCTCCAGAAGATCGGCGCCCTTGCAGGAGTGGAGGGCATAGAGCGCACAGAGGAGATCTATGAAGGAGAAGGGTTTGACGAGGAAATGCTGGTGCTGAATCACCTGACAGATCCCCAGATGAACCGGATGCTCGCCTATCTGAAGAAAGAAGGGCTGCAGATCCCTTTGAAAGCGGCCCTGACCCCAACCAATGTGCATTGGAATACATTGGAGCTTCATAACGAGCTTGTAAGGGAGCATGAAGAAATGCAGAAGATGATCGCGGCAAAGAGAGCCGGCGGTAAAGAGGAAGAAAACAGAAATGATGGAAAATAG
- a CDS encoding DUF6092 family protein — protein sequence MDSKELELLIYLITSAQGLPGEPRIYGSIRLTEAASKLCQIILEKDPQNEGVRKLAERIDRDKGKALSREEDFFGMLEEASGLLVDCM from the coding sequence ATGGACAGCAAAGAACTTGAGCTTTTGATCTATCTGATCACAAGTGCGCAGGGTCTTCCGGGAGAGCCGAGGATCTATGGATCCATCCGTCTTACAGAGGCGGCGTCCAAGCTGTGTCAGATCATCCTGGAAAAAGATCCGCAGAATGAGGGAGTGAGAAAACTGGCGGAGCGCATTGACAGGGATAAGGGAAAAGCCCTGTCCCGGGAAGAAGATTTCTTTGGGATGCTGGAGGAGGCTTCCGGTCTTCTGGTAGACTGTATGTAG
- a CDS encoding nitroreductase family protein, with amino-acid sequence MEILKAIEQRHSIRSFQEKKVPKEVLIKLADAAQRAPSASNLQAWKFLFVTEDALREKVDFFSPGLSGKPPVILVICSDMEKALKKGGENSKIYGCMMDASMAAENLMLAALEYGLGTCAIKSYNDTAIRKILNIPEEYRIEALISIGYPKGEPRCPARPKAEDIAFFNTFEKE; translated from the coding sequence ATGGAGATATTAAAAGCAATTGAGCAAAGACACAGCATCCGTTCTTTTCAGGAAAAGAAAGTGCCAAAAGAGGTGCTCATCAAACTGGCGGACGCAGCCCAGAGAGCTCCTTCTGCCAGTAATCTGCAGGCATGGAAATTCCTTTTTGTCACAGAAGATGCGCTCAGGGAAAAGGTGGATTTTTTCAGTCCGGGACTTTCGGGGAAGCCGCCGGTTATTCTGGTAATCTGTTCCGATATGGAAAAGGCGCTGAAAAAAGGCGGAGAAAATTCTAAAATCTACGGCTGCATGATGGATGCCTCCATGGCAGCGGAAAATCTGATGCTGGCCGCCCTGGAGTATGGTCTTGGCACATGCGCCATTAAATCTTATAACGATACGGCCATAAGGAAGATCCTTAATATCCCGGAGGAATACCGGATCGAGGCGCTGATCTCCATCGGTTACCCGAAGGGTGAGCCAAGATGTCCGGCAAGGCCGAAAGCAGAAGACATCGCATTTTTTAATACATTTGAAAAGGAATAA
- a CDS encoding DUF554 domain-containing protein, giving the protein MFGLGTIINTLAVIAGGLLGLFFKKGLRENVQDILMKGSGIAILFIGISGTLSYMLTIENGNIGTRGTMLLIFSMTLGSLAGELLDIEGRIEHFGLWLRNFFHSHGDSSFVDGFVNTSLIICIGAMAIVGSIEDGIHHDISMLTAKAILDFVIVLVNASIYGKGTICSAIPIFVYQGSITAIAAVAGSFASDALIAQLSFVGSALIFCIGVNTTFGKILKVGNMLPALFFPVITLFLGHFFPAAASFFS; this is encoded by the coding sequence ATGTTTGGACTTGGAACGATCATCAACACCCTGGCTGTCATCGCCGGAGGACTTCTGGGCCTTTTTTTCAAAAAGGGCCTGCGGGAAAATGTACAGGATATTCTCATGAAAGGAAGCGGCATTGCCATTTTGTTTATCGGTATTTCCGGCACGCTCTCCTACATGCTGACAATCGAAAACGGTAACATAGGAACCCGTGGGACCATGCTTCTTATTTTTTCCATGACACTTGGTTCTCTGGCAGGAGAACTGCTTGATATCGAAGGGAGGATCGAGCATTTCGGGCTGTGGCTCCGGAATTTCTTCCATTCACACGGCGACTCCTCCTTTGTGGATGGTTTCGTAAACACATCCCTTATCATCTGCATCGGCGCCATGGCAATCGTGGGCTCCATCGAGGACGGCATTCACCATGACATTTCCATGCTCACGGCAAAAGCGATCCTGGACTTTGTCATCGTCCTTGTCAACGCCTCCATCTACGGCAAGGGCACGATCTGTTCCGCTATCCCAATCTTTGTCTACCAGGGAAGTATTACTGCCATTGCAGCCGTGGCCGGATCTTTTGCAAGCGATGCTCTCATCGCCCAGCTTTCTTTTGTAGGATCCGCCCTCATTTTCTGTATCGGTGTCAACACGACCTTCGGCAAGATCCTGAAGGTGGGCAATATGCTCCCCGCTCTCTTCTTCCCGGTCATCACACTGTTTCTGGGACACTTTTTCCCGGCGGCGGCTTCCTTTTTTTCCTAA